The Paraburkholderia acidisoli genome contains a region encoding:
- the hrcA gene encoding heat-inducible transcriptional repressor HrcA yields MLDPRAQTLLKTLIERYIAEGQPVGSRTLSRYSGLELSPATIRNVMSDLEELGLVSSPHTSAGRVPTPRGYRLFVDTMLTVEPSGDEDALTRAVKTTLRPGEPQKVVAAAASVLSNLSQFAGVVLTPRRSHVFKQIEFMRLSDKRILLIIVTPEGDVQNRIMATQRDFTLSELTEASNYINAHFAGLSFDEVRARLREEIDALRGDMTSLMHAAVTASTEESETGDTVLISGERNLLEVADLSSDMARLRKLFDVFDQKTSLLQLLDVSSHAQGVQIFIGGESQLVPIEEMSVVTAPYEVNGKIVGTLGVIGPTRMAYNRVIPIVDITARLLSLTLSQN; encoded by the coding sequence ATGCTAGATCCCCGCGCACAAACCCTCCTCAAAACGCTGATCGAGCGCTACATCGCCGAAGGTCAGCCGGTCGGCTCGCGCACTTTGTCGCGCTATTCCGGCCTGGAGTTGAGCCCGGCAACGATCCGCAATGTCATGTCCGACCTCGAGGAACTGGGGCTCGTGTCGAGCCCGCACACCTCGGCCGGGCGGGTGCCCACGCCGCGCGGCTACCGGTTGTTCGTGGACACCATGCTCACCGTCGAGCCTTCCGGCGACGAAGACGCGCTCACGCGCGCAGTGAAAACCACGCTGCGCCCCGGCGAGCCGCAAAAGGTGGTGGCCGCCGCCGCGAGCGTGCTCTCGAACCTTTCGCAGTTCGCGGGCGTGGTGCTCACGCCGCGCCGCAGCCACGTGTTCAAGCAGATCGAATTCATGCGCCTGTCGGACAAGCGCATTCTGCTGATCATCGTGACGCCCGAAGGCGACGTGCAGAATCGCATCATGGCCACCCAGCGCGATTTCACGCTTTCCGAACTCACCGAAGCCTCCAATTACATCAACGCGCATTTCGCGGGCCTCTCGTTCGACGAGGTGCGCGCGCGCCTGCGCGAGGAAATCGACGCGCTGCGCGGCGACATGACCTCGCTCATGCACGCGGCCGTGACCGCGAGCACCGAAGAATCCGAAACCGGCGACACCGTGCTCATTTCCGGCGAGCGCAACCTGCTCGAAGTGGCCGATCTTTCTTCGGACATGGCGCGCCTGCGCAAGCTGTTCGACGTGTTCGACCAGAAAACCAGCCTCCTGCAACTGCTCGACGTCTCGAGCCACGCGCAGGGCGTGCAGATCTTCATTGGCGGCGAGTCGCAACTCGTGCCGATCGAGGAAATGAGCGTGGTGACCGCGCCGTACGAGGTGAACGGCAAGATCGTGGGCACGCTCGGCGTGATCGGCCCGACGCGCATGGCTTACAACCGCGTGATTCCAATTGTCGACATCACGGCGCGGCTGCTCTCGCTCACGCTCAGCCAGAACTAG
- the hemH gene encoding ferrochelatase has translation MRFDLERPLQSAAAHRVAVLLINLGTPDAPTPRAVRRYLAQFLSDPRVVEIPAAIWQVILRALILPLRGRSSAKKYAAVWTPEGSPLRVHTQKQTDALRHLFQINDYTVLVDYAMRYGTPDIPAMLNQLKLAGAERILLMPMYPQYSASTTATAFDAAFVALRRMRNQPEIRTVRGYHDHPAYIGALAAQVHQYWHAHGRPDFAAGDRLVLSFHGVPSRTLDLGDPYHDQCQQTASLLMHALELTPVECRVTFQSRFGKAQWLQPYTAPTLKELGAGGVRRADVFCPGFTADCLETIEEIGMEVRDEFLHGGGKEFHRIPCLNASPTWIAALGEIVAQQLQGWPVQAVSPVSAAA, from the coding sequence ATGCGTTTCGACCTGGAGCGGCCTCTGCAGTCGGCTGCGGCGCACCGCGTCGCCGTGCTGCTCATCAATCTCGGCACGCCCGACGCGCCCACGCCGCGCGCCGTGCGGCGCTATCTCGCGCAGTTTCTGTCCGATCCGCGCGTGGTCGAGATTCCCGCCGCCATCTGGCAGGTGATCCTGCGCGCGCTGATCCTGCCGCTGCGCGGTCGCTCTTCCGCGAAAAAATACGCGGCCGTCTGGACGCCCGAAGGCTCGCCGCTGCGCGTGCATACGCAAAAGCAGACCGACGCGCTGCGGCATCTCTTTCAGATCAACGACTACACCGTGCTCGTCGATTACGCGATGCGCTACGGCACGCCCGACATCCCGGCGATGCTGAACCAGCTCAAGCTCGCGGGCGCCGAGCGCATTCTGCTCATGCCGATGTACCCGCAATACTCGGCGTCGACCACGGCCACGGCGTTCGACGCCGCGTTCGTCGCGTTGCGGCGCATGCGCAACCAGCCCGAAATTCGCACGGTGCGCGGCTATCACGACCATCCGGCCTATATCGGCGCGCTGGCCGCGCAGGTGCATCAATACTGGCACGCGCACGGCCGCCCCGATTTCGCGGCCGGCGACCGGCTCGTGCTGAGCTTTCATGGCGTGCCGAGCCGCACGCTCGATCTCGGCGACCCGTATCACGATCAATGTCAGCAAACGGCCTCGCTGCTCATGCACGCGCTCGAACTCACGCCGGTCGAATGCCGCGTCACGTTCCAGTCGCGCTTCGGCAAGGCGCAGTGGCTCCAGCCGTACACGGCGCCCACGCTCAAGGAACTGGGCGCGGGCGGTGTGCGTCGCGCCGACGTGTTCTGTCCCGGTTTCACGGCCGATTGTCTCGAAACCATCGAGGAAATCGGCATGGAAGTGCGCGACGAATTCCTGCACGGCGGCGGCAAGGAGTTTCACCGCATTCCGTGCCTGAACGCCTCGCCCACGTGGATCGCGGCGCTAGGCGAGATCGTCGCGCAGCAGCTGCAGGGCTGGCCGGTGCAGGCGGTTTCGCCGGTGAGCGCGGCGGCGTAA
- a CDS encoding RNA-binding S4 domain-containing protein, translated as MNYKISTEPSARLRIDKWLWNARFFKTRSLASDAVNKGHVRIAGEAVKASKDVRVGDLVQIEIDHVQWEVEVLGICEVRGPASIAQTLYAETEAGRAKRTAEQERRRLFREPAAVLQGRPTKRDRRTIDKLSREG; from the coding sequence ATGAACTACAAGATTTCGACGGAACCCTCGGCGCGTTTGCGCATCGACAAATGGCTGTGGAACGCGCGGTTCTTCAAGACGCGCTCACTTGCCTCGGACGCGGTGAACAAGGGCCACGTGCGCATTGCCGGCGAAGCGGTCAAGGCTTCGAAGGACGTGCGCGTGGGCGATCTCGTGCAGATCGAGATCGATCACGTGCAGTGGGAAGTCGAGGTGCTGGGGATTTGCGAGGTACGCGGCCCGGCGAGCATCGCGCAGACGCTTTATGCCGAAACCGAAGCGGGCCGCGCGAAACGCACGGCCGAGCAGGAGCGGCGCCGGCTCTTTCGCGAACCGGCGGCGGTGTTGCAGGGGCGGCCGACCAAACGCGACCGGCGCACTATCGACAAACTTTCGCGTGAGGGTTGA
- the grpE gene encoding nucleotide exchange factor GrpE, translating into MENTQENPTSQNPTPADEASQANAQPETAANEQAAQGGVDAALAEAQAKIAELQDAFIRAKAETENVRRRAQEDVQKAHKFAIENFAEHLLPVMDSLEAALAHGSDDLAKVNEGVELTLKQLVGALEKGKVLAINPVGEKFDPHRHQAISMVPSEQEANTVVNVLQKGYVIADRVLRPALVTVSAPK; encoded by the coding sequence ATGGAAAACACGCAAGAGAACCCGACGAGCCAGAACCCCACGCCCGCGGACGAGGCGTCGCAGGCCAACGCCCAGCCGGAAACGGCGGCGAACGAGCAAGCGGCCCAAGGCGGCGTGGACGCGGCGCTGGCCGAAGCCCAGGCGAAAATCGCCGAATTGCAGGACGCGTTCATTCGCGCCAAGGCCGAGACGGAAAACGTGCGCCGCCGCGCGCAGGAAGACGTCCAGAAGGCGCACAAGTTCGCGATCGAAAACTTCGCCGAGCATCTGCTGCCGGTCATGGACAGCCTCGAAGCCGCGCTCGCGCACGGTTCCGACGACCTCGCGAAGGTCAACGAAGGCGTCGAACTCACGCTCAAGCAGCTAGTGGGCGCGCTCGAGAAGGGCAAGGTCCTCGCCATCAATCCGGTTGGCGAAAAATTCGACCCGCATCGCCATCAGGCCATTTCGATGGTGCCGTCCGAGCAGGAAGCCAACACCGTCGTCAACGTGCTCCAGAAGGGCTATGTGATCGCCGACCGCGTGCTGCGCCCGGCGCTCGTGACCGTTTCGGCACCGAAATAA